Below is a genomic region from Citrobacter telavivensis.
ATTACTTTGATGTTGTGGTTGGGTACGTTTTGCAGAATGTCGTCCATGTTGTGGCGGTTCTGGTAGGAGATGAACACGCCGCGCGCGCGACGATAAATCTCGGAGAAACGTTCACAGGCAGCACCTACCGTCGGGGTATAGATAACCGGCATCATCTCATCGAGATGGTTGTGAACCAGTCGGTAGAACAGGGTTTCGTTGGTATCCTGAATATTGCGCAGGTAGATGTGCTTGTCGATTTCCGTTTTGAATCCCTGATACTGGATCCAGGCACGTTCCGCCTGTTCTTCAATCGATTCGACCACTTCCGGCAGTAACCCCAGCAGGTTGAAGTTACGGCGTTCCTCCGTACTGAACGCACTGCCTTTATTCAGTAAGGGAAATTCCAGCAGTACCGGGCCAGCGTAAGGAATATAAAGGGAACGCATTTTTTTGCTTTTGGTTTCCATGTCACTCACTCTTTTTTGGATATCCGTCCCTGGCACTTTTTATAATACGTCGCCATTCCACCAGGGTATCGGGCACAGAGTATAAAGCATTGCGAATGGATTAAGGCTTTTTGTAAGCAAAAACACCATCGCGGTTGCGATGGTGTTTATCGTCATATTCGGGCTGTACGGTTACTTCTTGCTGTCTGCGTGGCGTTTTCTGCCGGTAGGGTTGTTCACCACGCTGGATTTTTCACCTTCAGTCACCACTTTGCGCTGATTGGAGATTTTATGGTCCAGTCCAAGAATATGACGGGCCTGACGGTTCGATTTCATTCTAACTCCTTTATCCTGTTACTGGTTTCAAGGATGAGTCCATATGACTTCGGACGAAATATAACCCTTAAGGTCGACGATACAGAAAAATACCGACCTGATTGATGGTCGGCCATTTTCTCTGAAAGGTCAATGTGTAAGCGGGGAATTAAGAAGTCTCTGCTAACCGCCACAAAATCTGCTGAACGTCCTATACTTGTTATCCCGACGATAAAAAGGAGAGAACGATGACTATCCATAAGAAAGGTCAGGCACACTGGGAAGGCGACATCAAACGCGGAAAAGGCACTGTTTCGACGGAAAGTGGCGTGCTTAACCAGCAGCCTTATGGTTTTAATACCCGCTTTGAAGGGGTGAAAGGCACCAACCCGGAAGAGTTGATTGGCGCGGCGCATGCCGCCTGTTTCTCAATGGCGCTGTCGTTGATGCTTGGCGAAGCAGGCTTCACGCCAGAGGCTATCGACACCACGGCGGACGTGTCGCTGGATAAAGTCGATGCCGGTTTTGCCATTACCAAAATTGCGCTACACAGCGAAGTGAAGGTGCCGGGAATCGATGCCGCCACCTTCGACGGTATCATCCAGAAAGCGAAAGCCGGCTGCCCGGTCTCGCAGGTGCTGAAAACGGAAATCACCCTCGATTATCAACTGAAGTCATAGCGACAGTATTGCCCGGTCGCGTGATGCGAACCGGGCATAAAAGCCTTACTGTACAACCCAACATCACGCACCAGCTTAGCGCTATCCGGCACGCCAGCAGCGCACGTCGATTCCCGAATCAAGTCTGCGTAGCACCTGTCGGTTTTCACATCCGCTACCGGCGAGCGGACACCGTTCACGAAAGAAACACCCCACCGGCAGAACCCGGTTGCCGGGCAACTCCGTTTTGCGAATCACCAACTCTTCGGCCAGCGGCGCGCCGGTTTTTGGCACGGAATCCAGCAGCAGACGGGTATAAGGATGTGCCGGGGTGGTAAGTACCTGCGCCGTGTCGCCGAGTTCGACGATTTGCCCGAGGTACATCACCGCCACCCGGTCGCTCATATGACGTACCACCGAGACGTTATGCGAGATCAGAATGTAGGTCAGATTGCGACTGGCCTGCAGTGCAACCAGCAGGTTCAGGATCTGCGCCTGAACGGAAATATCCAGCGCAGATGTGGGTTCATCCAGCACGATCACGTCCGGTTCTGACGACAGCGCGCGGGCAATAGCAATACGCTGACGCTGCCCGCCGGAGAAGGCGTGTGGCAGACGGTCGAGATATTCCGGGCGGATCCCGACCTGGCTTGCTAACGCGGCGGCCAGCGCCCGACGCTCCCGCTCGCTACTGCGCTTGTGGATCCACACCGGTTCGGTGATTATCCGCCAGACGGGCAGACGCGGATCCAGCGAAGAGAGCGGGTCCTGAAACACCATCTGCATTTCGGTCGACGCGGAGTCCTGCTGATACTGTCCCTGGCTGGGTTTCAGCATTCCCATAAGTAACTGCGCCAGCGTACTTTTACCGCAGCCGGATTCGCCCACGATCCCCAGCGTTTCGCCCCGACGGATCTGTAAATCCATCCCGTTGAGCGCGTGCACGCGTTCGGTCACCCGTCCCAGCCAGTTTTTCTTCGCCGGGAAATCAACGTGCACATCTTCTAAGGCCAGTAATGTTTCAGACATGGGAACTCTCCAGATGGGGATACCAGCAGGCTGACCGCTGGTCGCCAGCGCCGAGGGGGCTCATGGTGGGTATCGTTTCGCAAAGCGGACCCGCGGCAAAACAGCGATCCCGAAACGCGCAGCCGTGCGGCAAACAGGTGAGATCCGGCACGGTGCCTGGGATTGCCGGCAGCGGTTGACGCGGTTCACCCTGTTCCGGCGCACATTTGAGCAGGCCAATCGAATAGGGATGGGTCGGATGGTGAATCACGGCATCGGTCGGGCCGCTTTCAATGACGCTTCCGGCATACATCACGTACAGCCGGTCGCACAGTTGCGACACCACCGCCATGTCATGACTGATAAACAGCACGGCCGTACCGCTGGCGCGGGCTTTGTGCTTCAGCAACCGCAGCACCTGCAACTGCACGGTGACGTCCAGCGCGGTGGTAGGTTCATCGGCGATGATCAGTTCCGGCTCGCAGGAGAAGGCAAGGGCGATCATGACCCGCTGACGCATCCCACCCGAAAGCTCAAACGGAAAGCGGCTCATCACCCCGGCGGCGTCGGGGATCTGCATCTCTTCCAGCAGGGTAATCGCTTTTTCGCGGGCCTGCGCACGACTCACCGTCTGGTGGTGGCGAATCACCTCAACCATCTGCTGGCCAATACGGCGCGTCGGGTTGAGGGCCGTCATCGGCTCCTGGAAGATCATCGCCACGCGGGCGCCGCGCCACTGGCGCATCTGCTTCTCACTGGCGTTCAGCACATCTTCGCCCAGTAACGAGACGCGCCCCTGATGGATGCGATAGCTGCCTTCCGGCAGCAGACGCATGGTGAGCATCGCCGTGACCGACTTCCCGGAGCCTGATTCGCCCACCACGCCGACAATCTCGCCGCGATGAATGCGCAGCGACACATGGCTCAGTGCATGAACATCGGCTTTGTATCCCGGAAAGCTTAAGTGTAAATCGTCTATTGCCAGCACCGGTTGAGTCATCACTGTTTTCCTCCTGCTTTCGGATCCAGCAGATCGCGGATCCCGTCACCGAACAGGTTAAAACCGACGGCGGTGATCAGGATGGCGGCACCGGGGAAGGCGCAATACCACCACTGATCGAGAACGTAGTTGCGGCCAATCGCCACCATTGCCCCCCATTCTGCGCTCGGTTGCTGGGCACCAAGCCCGATAAAGCCCAATGTTGCCGCCATCAGGATGGCGCTGCCGATATCCAGCGACGCCTGCACAATCAGCGGCGGCAGCGAGTTGCGCAGGATGTGCCAACTGATCAAATGCCAGCGGGAGGCACCGTACGTGCGGGCAGCCTGCACATAGGCAAACTGGCGCACGACCAGCGTTTGTCCGCGCGCCAGTCGCACATAAAAGGGAATGCGCACAATGGCAATTGCCAGCATCGCGTTAAGCAGGCTCGGACCCAGCGCGGCGGCCAGCGCCATCGTCAGCACCAGAGAGGGGATAGACAACATGATATCCATCATCCGCATGATGATGGCGTCAGCGCGACCGCCCATCACGCCGGACAGACAACCGAGCAGTGAGCCAACGCCGCCGGCAATCCCGACCACCACCAGCCCGGCGACAATCGACTGCTGGCTGCCCACCAGCACGCGACTGAACAGATCCCGTCCGACCTCATCCGTTCCGAACCAGTGCGTCGCCGTCGGTGGCAACAACCGTGCGCTTAAATCAATGGCATTCGGATCGTAAGGCGTTAGCCACGGCGACAACACCATCAGCAACAGCATCAGGACAATGATCGCCCCGCCAATTAGGGTCAGCGGACTGCCCTTCATCAGCCAGAACAGTCTGGCCCAGTCTATGCGCCGACGCGTCGCGCGAACCGGCGTCGGGGTCTCTTCGGTTAACATCATTCAGCACCTCCGCGCCCGATGCGTGGGTCCACCCACAGATAGAGCAGATCGACCACCAGGTTGACCAGCACATAAGCAAAAGAGACCACCACGGCAAAGCCCATCACCGCCGGGAAATCAAGCGCCTGAATCGACGTTACCACCCAGGCGCCCATACCGGGCCAGGCAAAAACAGTTTCGGTCAGTACTGCGCCATACAGCAGATCGCCCAGCGCCAGTCCAAGTACGGTGATCGACGGGATCAGCGCGTTGGGCAGGGCGTAACACAGTACGATGTACCAGCCGGGAAGACCGCTGGCTTTAGCCGTGCGGATATAATCTTCACTGAGCTGTTCCAGCATCGCAGAACGAATTTGCCGTGCCACAATCCCCAGATGAACGAACGCCAGCGTCAGCGACGGTAAAATCAGATGCTGTAGCGCATTGAAAAAGACCTCGCCGTTGCCTTCCAGCAGGGCATCAATCAGATAAAACCCGGTGACATGCGTCGGCGGATCCAACCAGTCATCCAGTCGTCCGCCTCCCGGTAAAATGTGCAGTTGTCCGTAAAACAGCACGATAACGCCCAGGCCCAGCCAGAAAGCCGGCGTTGAAATACCGGTGATCGCCATCAGGCGCACCAGATGGTCCAGCCAGCGATTACGCCAGACGGCGGAGAGGATGCCTAACGGAATACCGATGACCAGCGCCAGCAGTAGCGAGCAAAAGGCCAGCTCCAGCGTGGCCGGGAAAAAAACGCGCAGCTCTTCCATCACCGGACGTCCGGTGCGAATCGAAATGCCTAAGTCGCCCTGAAAGACATCGCCTACGTAGCGGGCAAACTGCACGTACAGCGGTTGATTCAACCCAAGCTGTTGGCGAATGTTCTCGACAATCTCTTCGCTTGCCCGGTCGCCCGCCAGCAGGCGCGCCGGATCGCCGGGGATCAGGTGCGAAATAATAAAAGTGATGACGCAAACGCCGGCCACGACAAGGACAAGTCCCCAGCAGCGCTGGCGCAAAATGCTCCAGAAAGTCATTGGCTTCCCCTGGCGGAGCCAATACGGCTCCGCATTAACGTGGCTTATTTGCTCATGGTGCCGATATTAAAGACCTGCTCGAGCATCGGATTGAACACGAAGCCTTTGACCTCTTTGTTCATCGCTAACTGGTAGTTCTTCTGGAACAGATAGACGTAAGCCGCTTCATCAATGACTATCTTCTGTGCCTGCTGGTAGTCCGTGGTTCTGGCCGTCTGATCGGTCGTGCTCAGCGCACTGCGCAACAGCTTGTCGACCTCGGCATTTTCATAGAACGAACGGTTTCCGGGCAGTCCTTTCTTGTCAGACTCGAACCAGTAGTTCATGAACATATACGGGTCAGCGAAGTCCGGACTCCAGTTGCCGATGGCGATGTCGTAATCGCCTTTACCCACGCGATCGCGCATCGTGGCATTCGCCAGTTTTTCCAGCTTCACGGTAATGCCCAGTTTGCTGAGGCTGGCCTGAGTGGCGAGGGCAATCGGCTCCCAGTTTGGATCGTTATCGGAATAGAGGAAGCTCAGGCTGGTAGGTTTGCTGGCGACTTTCTCCCATTCAGCTTTCGCTTTGGCTTCATCAAAGTGATATTGCAGCGCAGAGGGGTCATAGCCCCACATGCCTTCCGGGATAGGCCCGCGCATCTGTTTGCCGTTACCGCTGAGGATCCCTTTCACCATGCCCTGATAGTCGGTGGACCAGGAGATAGCCCGACGCAGTTCCGCCTGATTCAGCGGCGCTTTGCTGTTGTTCAGATAAAGATAGGTCACGCGCAGCGACGGATAGTCCGCCACCGCAACGCTGCCTTCGTGTTTTAACGCGCTGAGCTGATCCACCGGCAGGGCATCGGCGATATCGATATCGCCACGCGACAGTTGCAGGCGACGCGACGCACTCTCACCGATGATTTTCACCGACACGCGTTTAAAATTCGGTTTTGGCCCGGCGTAATGCGGGTTCGGAACCAGCACCAGTTGTTGACCTTTCTGCCAGCTTTTCAGCATAAACGGCCCGGAGCCTGCGGTGTTTTGCGCCAGAAAGCCGCGAGCGTCATCCGCCGCATGCGCTTTCAGCACGGCAGGGTTGACGATCGACGCCCCGTCATTGGCCAACGTATAGAGAAACGGCGCGAACGGTTGGCTGAGGGTAAATTTCACCGTGTGTGCATCAACGGCTTCCACTTTGAGATCTTTGGGAAACGCTTCTGCGGGCCCCTGGCTGATTTTCAGCAGACGCTCGAAGGACTGTTTCACCGCCTCGGCGGTCACGGCGGAGCCGTCGGCAAATTTGGCCCGATCGTCAAGCGTAAAGGTCCACTCTTTCTGATCGTCAGAGGCTTTCCAGCCGCTTGCCAGATCGCCTTCCACTTCGGTAGAGCCTTTGTCACCCTCGGTTTTATACTTCACCAGCCGCTGATAGGACGGATAAGTGACCGTCCAGTCGTTATTATCAATGGTAACCGCCGGGTCAAGGGTTTGCGGATCGGCGGCTTTGCCGATCACCAGCATGTCTTTCGGGACGGCAGCCTGAGCCGCAGGCAGGGTCATCGCCAGGGCAACAGCAAGCAACGCGGGGCGAAATAGCAGAGTTAGTTTCATGATGAAGCTCCGGAATCAAAAGGATGTGTGTGTCGTTGTAGTCGTAACGGGAAAGCAGGCAATACAGTCTTCCAGCAGCGGATAGCGACTCGCGGC
It encodes:
- a CDS encoding stationary-phase-induced ribosome-associated protein yields the protein MKSNRQARHILGLDHKISNQRKVVTEGEKSSVVNNPTGRKRHADSKK
- the osmC gene encoding peroxiredoxin OsmC — protein: MTIHKKGQAHWEGDIKRGKGTVSTESGVLNQQPYGFNTRFEGVKGTNPEELIGAAHAACFSMALSLMLGEAGFTPEAIDTTADVSLDKVDAGFAITKIALHSEVKVPGIDAATFDGIIQKAKAGCPVSQVLKTEITLDYQLKS
- a CDS encoding ATP-binding cassette domain-containing protein: MSETLLALEDVHVDFPAKKNWLGRVTERVHALNGMDLQIRRGETLGIVGESGCGKSTLAQLLMGMLKPSQGQYQQDSASTEMQMVFQDPLSSLDPRLPVWRIITEPVWIHKRSSERERRALAAALASQVGIRPEYLDRLPHAFSGGQRQRIAIARALSSEPDVIVLDEPTSALDISVQAQILNLLVALQASRNLTYILISHNVSVVRHMSDRVAVMYLGQIVELGDTAQVLTTPAHPYTRLLLDSVPKTGAPLAEELVIRKTELPGNRVLPVGCFFRERCPLAGSGCENRQVLRRLDSGIDVRCWRAG
- a CDS encoding ATP-binding cassette domain-containing protein, with the translated sequence MTQPVLAIDDLHLSFPGYKADVHALSHVSLRIHRGEIVGVVGESGSGKSVTAMLTMRLLPEGSYRIHQGRVSLLGEDVLNASEKQMRQWRGARVAMIFQEPMTALNPTRRIGQQMVEVIRHHQTVSRAQAREKAITLLEEMQIPDAAGVMSRFPFELSGGMRQRVMIALAFSCEPELIIADEPTTALDVTVQLQVLRLLKHKARASGTAVLFISHDMAVVSQLCDRLYVMYAGSVIESGPTDAVIHHPTHPYSIGLLKCAPEQGEPRQPLPAIPGTVPDLTCLPHGCAFRDRCFAAGPLCETIPTMSPLGAGDQRSACWYPHLESSHV
- a CDS encoding D,D-dipeptide ABC transporter permease, whose product is MMLTEETPTPVRATRRRIDWARLFWLMKGSPLTLIGGAIIVLMLLLMVLSPWLTPYDPNAIDLSARLLPPTATHWFGTDEVGRDLFSRVLVGSQQSIVAGLVVVGIAGGVGSLLGCLSGVMGGRADAIIMRMMDIMLSIPSLVLTMALAAALGPSLLNAMLAIAIVRIPFYVRLARGQTLVVRQFAYVQAARTYGASRWHLISWHILRNSLPPLIVQASLDIGSAILMAATLGFIGLGAQQPSAEWGAMVAIGRNYVLDQWWYCAFPGAAILITAVGFNLFGDGIRDLLDPKAGGKQ
- a CDS encoding ABC transporter permease subunit, which translates into the protein MTFWSILRQRCWGLVLVVAGVCVITFIISHLIPGDPARLLAGDRASEEIVENIRQQLGLNQPLYVQFARYVGDVFQGDLGISIRTGRPVMEELRVFFPATLELAFCSLLLALVIGIPLGILSAVWRNRWLDHLVRLMAITGISTPAFWLGLGVIVLFYGQLHILPGGGRLDDWLDPPTHVTGFYLIDALLEGNGEVFFNALQHLILPSLTLAFVHLGIVARQIRSAMLEQLSEDYIRTAKASGLPGWYIVLCYALPNALIPSITVLGLALGDLLYGAVLTETVFAWPGMGAWVVTSIQALDFPAVMGFAVVVSFAYVLVNLVVDLLYLWVDPRIGRGGAE
- a CDS encoding ABC transporter substrate-binding protein; amino-acid sequence: MKLTLLFRPALLAVALAMTLPAAQAAVPKDMLVIGKAADPQTLDPAVTIDNNDWTVTYPSYQRLVKYKTEGDKGSTEVEGDLASGWKASDDQKEWTFTLDDRAKFADGSAVTAEAVKQSFERLLKISQGPAEAFPKDLKVEAVDAHTVKFTLSQPFAPFLYTLANDGASIVNPAVLKAHAADDARGFLAQNTAGSGPFMLKSWQKGQQLVLVPNPHYAGPKPNFKRVSVKIIGESASRRLQLSRGDIDIADALPVDQLSALKHEGSVAVADYPSLRVTYLYLNNSKAPLNQAELRRAISWSTDYQGMVKGILSGNGKQMRGPIPEGMWGYDPSALQYHFDEAKAKAEWEKVASKPTSLSFLYSDNDPNWEPIALATQASLSKLGITVKLEKLANATMRDRVGKGDYDIAIGNWSPDFADPYMFMNYWFESDKKGLPGNRSFYENAEVDKLLRSALSTTDQTARTTDYQQAQKIVIDEAAYVYLFQKNYQLAMNKEVKGFVFNPMLEQVFNIGTMSK